One Chloroflexota bacterium genomic region harbors:
- a CDS encoding esterase, with the protein MAQLITTLGPKGPDELGMILAHEHVFVDLRTPDQPGYAEAEASDVIRLMAPEIERARAAGVTAIVECSAVGVGRRADILKAVSEATQFPLVVPTGIYREPWVPDWAHAAGEEELRDWMVGELQGEIEGSGVQAGWIKLSAGDDGITECEAKILRAAARAGVATNAVIGSHTVRGRVVRDQLDIIEEMGYTPERFIWIHAQNEPDFDMNLEMARRGAWIEYDAIGGGSFDDDFFIDRIRRMLDAGLGHRVLLSHDRGWYDPAQPGGGTPRPFTYISEVFLPKLRAAGVDEGAIQQLTQENPFRAFAR; encoded by the coding sequence ATGGCACAGTTGATCACCACATTGGGCCCCAAGGGCCCCGATGAGCTGGGGATGATCCTGGCTCACGAGCACGTCTTCGTCGATCTGCGCACCCCGGACCAGCCCGGGTACGCCGAGGCGGAGGCCTCCGATGTCATCCGGCTGATGGCGCCCGAGATCGAGCGGGCGCGGGCGGCGGGCGTCACGGCGATCGTGGAGTGTAGCGCCGTGGGCGTGGGGCGGCGGGCCGATATCCTGAAGGCCGTCTCCGAGGCGACCCAATTCCCATTGGTGGTCCCCACCGGCATCTATCGGGAGCCGTGGGTCCCCGATTGGGCGCATGCGGCCGGCGAGGAGGAACTGCGGGATTGGATGGTGGGCGAGCTGCAGGGGGAGATCGAGGGGAGCGGCGTGCAGGCGGGATGGATCAAGCTCAGCGCGGGCGATGACGGGATCACCGAGTGCGAGGCGAAGATCCTGCGGGCGGCGGCTCGGGCCGGAGTGGCCACCAACGCCGTCATCGGCAGCCACACGGTGCGCGGCCGCGTCGTGCGCGATCAGCTGGACATCATCGAGGAGATGGGATACACGCCGGAGCGGTTCATCTGGATCCACGCCCAGAACGAGCCGGACTTTGATATGAACCTGGAGATGGCCCGGCGCGGCGCGTGGATCGAGTACGATGCCATCGGCGGCGGCTCGTTTGACGACGACTTCTTCATCGACCGGATCCGGCGCATGTTGGACGCTGGTCTGGGGCATCGCGTCCTGCTCAGCCACGACCGGGGCTGGTACGATCCGGCCCAGCCGGGCGGGGGGACGCCCAGGCCCTTCACGTATATCAGCGAGGTATTCCTGCCGAAGCTGCGGGCGGCCGGCGTGGACGAGGGCGCCATCCAGCAGTTGACGCAGGAGAACCCATTCCGGGCGTTCGCCCGTTGA
- the dgoD gene encoding galactonate dehydratase, translating into MKITNIEPYPVWAGHRNFLFVVVDTDEGIYGIGEAGIAGRERAIMGAIEHFKPLLIGQDPMRTEHIWQVLFRGGFYPAQRILSAAISAIDIALWDIKGKALNVPVYDLLGGRVRDRVVCYPHNVAHGSEVTPLVESCLQTKEEGWKFVRWGLPQEGEMLEPRRAVRLALRQFQAVRDAVGGEVEIVFDVHTRLDLPEAVWLCQEVEPFRPFFIEDPLRCENPDSFKTLRPRTRVPLAAGEQFSSKWEFRPLIEEEWIDYARVDLCIVGGLTEAKKIAGWCETHYIRLAVHNPLGPVAAAACLHLNLTVPNFGVQEQSRRPGTLLTDVFPVQLEWKDGYLLPPTRPGLGIEFDREAAKEHPFRMWEPPHLHRMDGSFTNW; encoded by the coding sequence GTGAAGATCACGAACATCGAACCCTATCCTGTGTGGGCGGGGCATCGCAATTTCCTGTTCGTCGTCGTGGATACCGACGAGGGGATCTATGGCATCGGCGAGGCGGGGATCGCCGGCCGGGAGCGGGCCATCATGGGAGCGATCGAGCACTTCAAGCCCCTGTTGATCGGCCAGGATCCCATGCGCACCGAGCACATCTGGCAGGTTCTGTTCCGCGGCGGCTTCTACCCGGCCCAGCGCATCCTCTCGGCCGCCATTTCCGCCATCGACATCGCGCTATGGGACATCAAGGGCAAGGCCCTGAACGTGCCGGTGTACGATCTTTTGGGCGGCCGCGTGCGGGATCGGGTCGTGTGCTACCCCCACAACGTGGCCCATGGCTCAGAGGTCACGCCCCTGGTGGAATCGTGCCTGCAGACCAAGGAGGAGGGGTGGAAGTTCGTGCGCTGGGGATTGCCCCAGGAGGGGGAGATGCTGGAGCCGCGTCGGGCGGTGCGCCTCGCCTTGCGGCAGTTCCAGGCGGTGCGGGATGCCGTCGGCGGGGAGGTGGAGATCGTCTTCGACGTGCACACCCGGCTGGATCTGCCGGAGGCGGTGTGGCTTTGCCAGGAGGTGGAGCCGTTTCGCCCGTTCTTCATCGAGGACCCGTTGCGCTGCGAGAACCCTGACTCGTTCAAGACGTTGCGGCCTCGCACCCGGGTCCCGCTGGCCGCGGGCGAGCAGTTCAGCTCCAAATGGGAGTTCCGTCCGCTCATCGAGGAGGAGTGGATCGATTACGCCCGCGTGGACCTGTGTATCGTCGGCGGCCTGACGGAGGCGAAGAAGATCGCCGGTTGGTGTGAGACGCATTACATCAGGCTGGCCGTGCACAACCCGCTGGGACCGGTCGCCGCGGCCGCGTGTCTGCATCTGAACCTGACGGTCCCGAATTTCGGCGTGCAGGAGCAGTCACGTCGGCCGGGGACCCTGCTGACGGACGTCTTCCCCGTGCAGCTGGAGTGGAAGGATGGGTACCTGCTGCCGCCCACTCGCCCCGGCCTGGGGATCGAGTTCGACCGTGAGGCGGCGAAGGAGCATCCCTTCCGCATGTGGGAGCCGCCTCATCTGCATCGGATGGACGGCTCGTTCACGAACTGGTAG
- a CDS encoding helix-turn-helix domain-containing protein produces the protein MTDNPLIRVLQIAAQGRSRSLDELARELHLSESTLRQILTTLAERGYLQPVTSQCTGQCTLCPLQERCLVTDTAIWVLSDKGRKVIAQWEAHAS, from the coding sequence ATGACCGATAACCCGCTGATCCGGGTCCTGCAGATCGCCGCCCAAGGAAGATCCCGCTCCCTGGACGAATTGGCCCGGGAGCTGCATCTAAGCGAGTCGACCCTCCGACAGATCCTGACCACGCTGGCCGAGCGGGGCTACCTGCAGCCCGTCACCAGCCAGTGCACGGGGCAATGCACGCTATGCCCGCTGCAAGAGCGTTGCCTGGTCACGGACACCGCCATCTGGGTCCTGTCGGACAAGGGTCGGAAGGTGATCGCTCAGTGGGAGGCGCACGCCTCATAA
- the feoB gene encoding ferrous iron transport protein B: MGKSTVFNMLTGLNQHVGNWPGKTIEQKVGTIHLPDIDIILVDLPGTYSLTANSPEERVARDYIIRERPDATIVIVNAAALEHSLYLVAELLQLPCPLVLGLNMLDVAEQNGIQIEPHVLEAALGIPVIPLVATRNQGLHELLEAARHAATHPEQFTPNRPGIRSSHAEVLQQVRRLIAPYVPAPYPEDWVSLKLLEGDSEITALMREATPAEIWSEVEAILRSHEDAFLDIVGGRYEWVERMIRAAMVRPSTGPITLTDRLDRVATHPIWGLAVLSGIFGVVFWITYAIATPLQAWLDTGIVQPMRSGIESALAAAPLWISGLLAEGIVGGVGTVLTFLPILLIFFAMLGLLEDVGYLARAAFVMDRFMHLMGLHGKSFLPLFLGFGCNVPAVMGTRIIEDRRTRLMTIILSPLVPCAARLAVIAFLAPAFFGPHAAIVTWGLVTFNIVILGLLGMVIHRVGFSDEDSAFIMELPLYHWPNARTIGLFVWHNTVAFIRKAGTIILIFSILIWALATLPTGEVEQSALAWLGRALTPIGRWMGWTDWRLITALLSSFAAKENTIVALGILYRGEGMELARRVALTLTPAAALAFLVVQMLFIPCAATTAIIRQEAGSWKWSALSVGLLLVVSLVAGVIVYQTFALLGLGV; the protein is encoded by the coding sequence GTGGGCAAGTCCACCGTCTTCAACATGCTTACCGGGCTCAACCAGCACGTGGGCAACTGGCCGGGGAAAACGATCGAGCAGAAGGTGGGCACGATCCACCTGCCGGACATCGACATCATCCTGGTCGACCTGCCGGGAACGTACAGCCTGACGGCGAACTCACCGGAGGAGCGCGTCGCACGGGATTACATCATCCGGGAGCGCCCTGACGCCACCATCGTCATCGTCAACGCGGCCGCGCTGGAACACAGCCTCTACCTGGTGGCCGAGCTTCTCCAGCTCCCCTGCCCCCTCGTGCTGGGCCTGAACATGCTGGATGTGGCCGAGCAAAACGGGATCCAGATCGAGCCCCACGTGCTGGAGGCCGCGCTGGGGATCCCGGTCATCCCGCTGGTCGCCACGCGCAACCAGGGGCTACACGAACTGCTGGAGGCCGCCCGACACGCCGCAACCCATCCGGAGCAATTCACCCCCAATCGGCCGGGGATTCGCAGCTCCCACGCGGAGGTGCTCCAACAGGTACGTCGCCTTATCGCCCCGTATGTCCCCGCCCCCTATCCGGAGGATTGGGTATCCCTAAAGCTGCTGGAGGGGGATTCCGAGATCACGGCGCTGATGCGGGAGGCCACCCCGGCCGAGATCTGGTCCGAGGTCGAGGCCATCCTGAGGAGCCATGAGGATGCCTTCCTGGACATCGTAGGCGGGCGCTATGAGTGGGTGGAGCGCATGATTCGGGCCGCCATGGTCCGCCCCAGCACCGGGCCGATCACGCTCACCGATCGCCTGGATCGGGTGGCGACGCATCCGATCTGGGGGCTGGCGGTGCTCAGCGGCATCTTCGGGGTGGTCTTCTGGATCACCTACGCGATCGCGACCCCCCTCCAGGCATGGCTGGATACGGGGATCGTACAGCCCATGCGATCCGGCATCGAGTCTGCCCTGGCCGCCGCTCCCCTGTGGATATCCGGGCTCCTGGCCGAAGGCATCGTCGGCGGCGTGGGCACCGTGCTCACGTTCCTGCCGATCCTCCTGATCTTCTTCGCCATGCTCGGCCTGCTGGAGGACGTCGGCTATCTGGCACGCGCCGCTTTCGTCATGGACCGCTTCATGCACCTCATGGGATTACACGGGAAGAGCTTCCTGCCGCTGTTCCTGGGGTTCGGATGCAATGTGCCCGCGGTGATGGGAACCCGCATCATTGAGGATCGGCGCACCCGGCTGATGACCATCATCCTGAGCCCTCTGGTCCCCTGCGCCGCCCGGCTGGCCGTCATCGCCTTCCTGGCCCCAGCCTTCTTCGGGCCACACGCCGCCATCGTGACCTGGGGGCTGGTGACGTTCAACATCGTTATCCTGGGCCTCCTGGGGATGGTCATCCACCGCGTGGGCTTCTCCGACGAGGACTCCGCCTTCATCATGGAGCTCCCGCTCTACCATTGGCCCAACGCCCGCACCATCGGGCTGTTCGTCTGGCACAACACCGTGGCCTTTATCCGGAAGGCGGGGACGATCATCCTTATCTTCTCCATCCTGATCTGGGCGCTGGCCACGCTGCCCACGGGCGAGGTGGAGCAGAGCGCGCTGGCCTGGCTGGGGCGAGCGTTGACGCCCATCGGCCGCTGGATGGGGTGGACGGATTGGCGACTGATCACCGCATTGCTGAGCAGCTTCGCCGCCAAGGAGAACACCATCGTCGCGCTGGGGATCCTCTACCGTGGCGAGGGGATGGAGCTGGCCCGACGCGTGGCTCTCACGTTGACGCCCGCGGCCGCGCTGGCCTTCCTCGTCGTGCAGATGCTCTTCATCCCCTGCGCGGCGACGACGGCGATCATCCGGCAAGAGGCCGGCTCCTGGAAGTGGAGCGCCCTGAGCGTAGGGCTGCTGTTGGTCGTATCCCTGGTCGCGGGCGTGATCGTCTATCAGACCTTCGCCCTGCTGGGCCTTGGGGTGTGA
- a CDS encoding ferrous iron transport protein A, with amino-acid sequence MTPNTTPFTDQVVDLASLPSGARGIIRSLRGGRGFVNRLATMGFTTGAEVTVLQNYGRGPIITLVRGTRVALGRGEARHILVSTTR; translated from the coding sequence ATGACACCGAACACGACGCCCTTCACCGACCAGGTCGTTGATCTGGCTTCCCTCCCCTCCGGAGCGCGCGGCATCATCCGCTCCCTGCGCGGGGGACGCGGCTTCGTCAATCGGCTGGCAACGATGGGATTTACGACGGGCGCGGAAGTCACCGTGCTGCAAAATTACGGGCGAGGCCCCATCATCACGCTGGTTCGGGGCACGCGCGTGGCCCTGGGCCGCGGCGAGGCCCGCCATATCCTGGTTTCCACGACAAGGTGA
- a CDS encoding transcriptional repressor, with protein sequence MEDLVQRAKAALTRTGGRMTRQRRVILEVLQESDTHLTAKDLYLRAHERDPGVTLSTVYRTLELCKNLGLIRTRRLSRDPGPEWYEPARGEEHHHFVCMKCGRVIEFEAPEVAQITRRLMLEHGITEAHASLSVHGICAACSRGTD encoded by the coding sequence ATGGAGGACCTGGTCCAGAGAGCGAAAGCCGCGCTGACGCGCACCGGGGGGCGCATGACTCGCCAGAGGCGCGTGATCCTGGAGGTCCTGCAGGAGAGCGACACCCACCTGACGGCCAAAGACCTGTACCTCCGAGCCCACGAGCGAGATCCCGGGGTCACCCTGTCCACAGTCTATCGGACCCTCGAGCTCTGCAAGAACCTGGGGCTTATCCGCACCCGACGGCTGAGCCGCGACCCCGGCCCCGAATGGTATGAGCCCGCCCGGGGCGAGGAGCACCATCACTTCGTCTGCATGAAGTGCGGCCGGGTCATCGAATTCGAAGCCCCGGAGGTCGCGCAGATCACGCGTCGTTTGATGCTGGAACACGGCATCACAGAGGCACACGCCAGCCTATCCGTCCATGGGATATGCGCGGCATGCAGCCGGGGGACGGATTGA
- a CDS encoding NADH:flavin oxidoreductase, giving the protein MSGLFSPLTVKRFTLKNRIVLPPMANNMSDDSGAVTDAHIEHYVRRARAGVGMVIVEHSYIRRDGRVNKQQLGIYDDALIPGLRRLAEAVKACDTVVGIQITHGGGKATRETAGTQPVAPSDGIVPGASEPARALTLEEIPEIVEAFVAAARRALAAGFDFVEIHGAHGYLLSQFLSPLTNRRTDAYGGDLKGRLRMPLEVTRAVRQVVDEDHLLLYRLGANDLLPGGLTEEEGREAAKALAAAGVDLLDVSGGLGGAAPPDWDGTSQGYFVPMAAAIRAEIDIPVVVAGGITDPVFADQVIREGKVDLVAIGRAMLADPDWAAKAREKLASQ; this is encoded by the coding sequence ATGAGCGGATTGTTCTCCCCTCTGACCGTCAAGCGGTTCACCCTGAAGAATCGCATCGTGCTGCCGCCCATGGCCAACAACATGTCGGACGACAGCGGCGCCGTGACCGACGCGCATATCGAGCATTACGTGCGGCGCGCGCGGGCGGGCGTGGGCATGGTCATCGTCGAGCACTCGTATATCCGCCGGGACGGCCGGGTAAACAAACAGCAGCTGGGCATCTACGATGACGCCCTGATCCCAGGGCTGCGTCGTCTGGCCGAGGCGGTGAAAGCGTGCGATACCGTGGTCGGCATCCAGATCACCCATGGCGGCGGCAAGGCCACCCGGGAGACCGCAGGCACCCAGCCCGTGGCGCCATCGGACGGCATCGTCCCCGGCGCCTCCGAGCCAGCCCGGGCGCTCACGCTCGAGGAGATCCCGGAGATCGTCGAGGCGTTTGTAGCGGCCGCCCGCCGAGCGCTGGCCGCCGGATTCGACTTCGTCGAGATCCATGGGGCGCACGGGTATCTGCTGAGCCAGTTCCTCTCCCCGCTGACCAATCGACGCACCGACGCCTACGGCGGCGACCTGAAGGGCCGCCTGCGCATGCCGCTGGAGGTGACCCGCGCCGTGCGCCAGGTGGTGGACGAGGATCACCTGCTGCTGTATCGGCTGGGGGCCAACGATCTCCTGCCGGGCGGCCTGACGGAAGAGGAAGGACGAGAGGCAGCGAAGGCGCTGGCCGCCGCCGGCGTGGATCTGCTGGACGTATCGGGCGGCCTGGGCGGTGCCGCGCCGCCCGACTGGGACGGCACCAGCCAGGGATATTTCGTCCCCATGGCAGCCGCCATCCGGGCTGAGATCGACATTCCCGTCGTCGTCGCGGGCGGAATCACCGATCCGGTCTTCGCCGATCAGGTGATCCGAGAGGGAAAGGTGGATCTGGTCGCCATCGGACGGGCCATGTTGGCCGATCCGGATTGGGCGGCGAAAGCGCGTGAGAAGTTAGCGAGCCAGTAA
- a CDS encoding beta-glucosidase, with product MAEEHEFPAGFLWGAATASYQIEGAWNEDGKGESIWDRFSHTPGKVLNGDTGDVACDHYHRWKDDIQLMQEIGLKGYRFSISWPRVLPTGRGKANPAGLDFYNRLVDGLLEAGIRPFVTLYHWDLPQALQEIGGWGNRDVAYYFADYAALIGRRLGDRVKQWITHNEPWVVAFVGHLYGVHAPGLTDPRLALQVSHHLLLSHGEAARALRDAGDADTQVGITLNLSPAHAASESEADQAAARRQDGFQNRWFLDPLFRGAYPPDMLELYGDLAPQVAPGDMARIQAPLDFLGVNYYTRSVVKDAPDAEIPKTQAVKPEGPEYTEMGWEVYPEGLYELLTRLQRDYDPPALYITENGCAFPDEVNEQGQVDDERREAYLREHFIQAHRAIQDGVKLRGYFVWSLLDNFEWALGYSKRFGIVYVDYPTQRRIIKRSGRWYSKVIARNTVER from the coding sequence ATGGCAGAAGAACATGAATTCCCCGCCGGGTTCCTGTGGGGCGCCGCAACGGCATCCTATCAGATCGAAGGCGCCTGGAACGAGGATGGGAAGGGGGAGTCCATCTGGGACCGCTTCTCGCACACGCCAGGGAAGGTCCTCAACGGCGACACCGGTGATGTGGCCTGCGACCATTACCACCGCTGGAAGGACGATATCCAGCTCATGCAGGAGATCGGCCTGAAGGGCTACCGCTTCTCCATCTCCTGGCCGCGAGTGTTGCCCACGGGCCGCGGGAAGGCCAACCCCGCCGGGCTCGATTTCTACAATCGCCTGGTGGATGGGCTGTTGGAGGCCGGCATTCGCCCCTTCGTCACCCTCTATCACTGGGACCTGCCCCAGGCGTTGCAGGAGATCGGCGGATGGGGGAACCGAGACGTGGCGTACTACTTCGCCGACTACGCGGCCCTCATCGGCCGCCGCCTGGGGGATCGCGTCAAGCAATGGATCACCCACAACGAGCCATGGGTGGTGGCCTTCGTGGGGCATCTGTACGGGGTCCACGCGCCGGGCCTCACCGATCCTCGGCTGGCGCTCCAGGTCTCCCACCACCTGCTGCTCTCCCACGGCGAGGCCGCCCGGGCGCTGCGAGATGCCGGGGACGCCGACACCCAGGTGGGCATCACCCTGAACCTCTCGCCGGCCCACGCGGCCAGCGAGAGTGAGGCCGATCAGGCCGCCGCCCGCCGACAGGACGGATTCCAGAACCGCTGGTTCCTGGACCCGCTGTTCCGGGGGGCCTACCCGCCGGACATGCTGGAGCTGTACGGAGACCTGGCGCCCCAGGTGGCCCCCGGTGATATGGCCCGCATCCAGGCCCCGCTGGACTTCCTGGGCGTCAACTACTACACGCGCAGCGTCGTGAAGGACGCGCCGGACGCGGAGATCCCCAAGACGCAGGCCGTAAAGCCGGAGGGGCCGGAATACACGGAGATGGGCTGGGAGGTGTATCCTGAAGGGCTATACGAATTGCTCACCCGGCTGCAGCGCGATTACGATCCCCCTGCCCTCTACATCACGGAGAACGGGTGCGCCTTCCCCGACGAGGTGAACGAACAGGGGCAGGTGGATGACGAGCGACGAGAGGCCTACCTGCGCGAGCATTTCATCCAGGCCCATCGCGCCATCCAGGATGGCGTCAAGCTGCGCGGCTACTTCGTCTGGTCGCTCCTGGACAACTTCGAATGGGCGCTCGGCTATAGCAAGCGATTCGGCATCGTCTACGTGGACTATCCCACACAGCGGCGCATCATCAAGCGCAGCGGCCGATGGTACAGCAAGGTCATCGCCCGGAATACCGTGGAGCGATAG
- a CDS encoding polyprenol monophosphomannose synthase, whose translation MTMVVIPTYNEADNLADLVRELLGLDVPDLHVLIVDDASPDGTGELADRLRERYPGRMHVIHRPGKLGLGTAYVTGFRYALEQGASFIVQMDADFSHSPSYVPRLLAPLSEYDVVIGSRYVPGGRLDERWSWWRYLLSWWANSVYTRLILGIRVRDATAGFKAWRRETLEGIDLSRIRSNGYVFQVEMAYVTEKLGFRVLEVPIYFEDRRIGRSKMTVPVKLEAAWRVWELRWRYRHLQRIGHPAVTTPAPDHL comes from the coding sequence ATGACCATGGTCGTCATCCCCACCTACAACGAGGCCGACAACTTAGCCGACCTGGTTCGGGAGCTGCTCGGCCTGGACGTGCCCGACCTCCACGTGTTGATCGTCGATGATGCCTCTCCCGACGGAACGGGGGAACTTGCAGACCGGCTGCGGGAGCGCTATCCGGGCCGTATGCACGTGATCCACCGGCCGGGGAAATTGGGGCTGGGCACCGCGTACGTGACCGGTTTCCGATACGCGTTGGAGCAGGGCGCCAGCTTCATCGTGCAGATGGACGCCGATTTCTCCCACTCGCCATCGTACGTGCCGCGCTTGCTGGCCCCTCTGAGCGAGTACGACGTCGTCATCGGTTCCCGCTATGTCCCCGGCGGCCGCCTGGATGAGCGCTGGAGCTGGTGGCGCTACCTGCTGAGCTGGTGGGCGAATTCCGTGTATACCCGGCTGATCCTGGGCATCCGGGTGCGGGATGCCACGGCCGGTTTTAAGGCCTGGCGTCGGGAGACCCTGGAAGGGATCGACCTCAGCCGCATCCGCTCCAACGGCTATGTGTTCCAGGTGGAGATGGCGTACGTGACGGAGAAGCTGGGCTTTCGCGTGCTGGAAGTGCCCATCTACTTTGAGGATCGACGCATCGGTCGATCCAAGATGACGGTCCCGGTGAAGCTGGAGGCCGCCTGGCGGGTGTGGGAGCTGCGCTGGCGCTATCGGCATCTGCAGCGGATCGGCCATCCGGCCGTGACCACGCCTGCCCCAGACCACCTCTGA